The following proteins are co-located in the Dyadobacter chenwenxiniae genome:
- a CDS encoding RNA polymerase sigma-70 factor, which yields MTTPLPGNSEDQASRGNRSPFSFANKTPIHADDERLLREAFAVSPKDGCSLLFRRYYVTLCNHAVRFVHSREIAEDIVSELFETFWQNRIFEQVESSYRAYLYKAVRHRTYNYIRWQLDPTDPLESMDFSPVAQTVSPDEAMQYTELYLKVESIIQDLPPQCRRAYIMKRVEGKKYDEIAKELQISPKAVEGLVSRALLKLRTGLKESWFLTLLLPILF from the coding sequence ATGACGACACCATTACCAGGAAATTCAGAAGATCAGGCTTCACGCGGAAACCGGTCCCCTTTTTCCTTCGCCAATAAAACCCCCATTCACGCCGACGACGAACGTTTGCTGCGCGAGGCCTTCGCAGTCAGTCCGAAAGATGGGTGTTCCCTTCTTTTTCGCCGATACTATGTGACACTCTGCAACCATGCTGTCCGATTTGTACATTCCCGGGAAATTGCGGAAGATATTGTTTCAGAACTGTTCGAAACATTCTGGCAAAACCGGATTTTTGAGCAGGTAGAAAGCTCTTACCGGGCGTATCTCTACAAAGCCGTGCGGCACCGGACGTATAACTATATCAGGTGGCAGCTCGATCCCACCGACCCGCTCGAATCCATGGATTTTTCGCCGGTCGCCCAAACCGTGAGTCCGGACGAAGCAATGCAGTACACCGAGCTATACCTTAAAGTGGAAAGTATAATCCAGGACCTGCCGCCCCAATGCCGCCGCGCTTACATCATGAAAAGGGTTGAGGGAAAAAAGTACGACGAGATCGCAAAGGAACTGCAGATCAGCCCGAAAGCCGTGGAAGGCCTCGTAAGCCGCGCATTGCTAAAACTCCGTACCGGGCTGAAAGAGAGTTGGTTCCTGACCCTTTTGCTCCCGATACTATTCTAA
- a CDS encoding ISAon1 family transposase N-terminal region protein encodes MQDFRIRGHKVFLHIKRRKWLNIKTRKVVHRDWNQVAEGTRMTSEFSAFLKAVGGYEG; translated from the coding sequence TTGCAGGATTTTCGCATACGCGGTCACAAAGTTTTTCTCCATATCAAACGTCGTAAATGGCTCAATATTAAGACGCGGAAAGTTGTTCATAGAGACTGGAATCAGGTAGCTGAAGGAACGCGGATGACGAGTGAGTTTTCCGCTTTTTTAAAAGCGGTTGGTGGATACGAGGGCTAA
- a CDS encoding SusC/RagA family TonB-linked outer membrane protein: protein MKIPILRTCLIGTGLLASRLGFSQDIALARPPLFHQDNPRSERTYKLKDVLMDLGKKHHVSILFEQSSVRGITVSAGSSDNSENVEAELKSLLTPTGLEFIKTGRKAYLIRKKDQTEKPQQQSLVKPVILGAVIGNEVAPVVETVQRPVDVRVKGKVTDEKNDGLPGVSILVKGSNTGAVTDMDGNFSLSAPDNAAVLVFSFIGYVSKEMPVGNQTTLNVRLDASVSSLSEVMVVGYGTQRKGDITGSIGSLSAKNIREVQVTNFENAIQGQIAGVQVQEPSGEPGAATTVRVRGLGSVSAGNEPLYVIDGFPVTKNMDPGIQGDITRRTTAFALPPSNPLGTINSNDIESLEVLKDASAAAIYGSRGSNGVILITTKKGKRGSKPVVGFDAYFGIQSVAKRVELMNSAELGPYVKDSKNNAYLQDVPGADINDNNATRYTKTTNGSYFIPDDYENPTGTDTDWQDVIFKTAPVQSYNASVSGGTETMNYFFSGGYFNQKGIIDRSGFERYSFRANMEVNPLKKLKIGFGLSPSFTNTDRSPAGAPYFADPPGIVYSALVTSPTVTPYLPNGTINQIDNQSHLLTQDGRGANMTAASNPLAIIKYVTDDLKQFRTFGNAFIEYELIDGLKYKLYTGIDINSYNRSFYMARAFLNRNATVGDPYAQSNASLNSNWLVENTLAYEKTFGKEHHISAVVGYSAQKDRLDANQVYAQNHPDDLSPSISGGQVTSGGDNVQEWSLVSALARVNYSFRDKYLLTATVRSDRSSRFGAGNKTGTFPSFSAGWRLSEEAFLKSLTVVSDLKLRGSWGKTGNFLIPNYAAIGLLSPYNYTFNNVIVNGIAPSTISNDKLTWEKTTQVDFGIDLGLFRDRLFISADWYKKTTSDLLLNVQVPSSVGFTTALQNIGEVENKGIELTINSRNIVGAFTWSTDFNFSANQNEVLQLGPTGDPILSTGGAGIRHITQIGAPIGSYYGYVVDGIYQSQAEIDAAPKDAIAPAARPGDLRFKDVNGDGRVNASDRTVIGNYMPDFMYGITNRFSFKGLDLSVFFQGVQGSKILNLTRRHLGNGEAGTNSYKDWTERWISPENPGNGTIPRADRLTDLHGGNNRPSSYQVEDGSYFRLRSITLGYTFPKTMLGKVQSLRAYVSGTNLFTSTKYIGFNPEVNNQSGLSGVQGEDYGAYPLSRNFTFGLNVTF from the coding sequence ATGAAGATCCCAATTTTACGAACATGTCTGATCGGCACAGGCTTACTTGCCTCCCGGCTCGGTTTTTCACAGGACATTGCACTGGCGCGCCCGCCTTTATTCCACCAGGATAACCCAAGATCGGAGCGGACCTACAAGCTCAAAGATGTGCTGATGGACCTTGGCAAAAAGCACCATGTCAGTATCCTGTTCGAGCAATCGAGTGTGAGGGGGATCACTGTTTCCGCAGGTTCCTCCGATAACAGTGAAAATGTGGAGGCTGAACTGAAAAGCTTGCTGACCCCAACTGGCCTGGAATTTATCAAAACCGGCAGGAAAGCCTATTTGATCAGGAAAAAGGACCAGACCGAAAAGCCGCAGCAACAATCGCTGGTAAAACCGGTGATATTGGGTGCGGTGATCGGAAACGAGGTGGCTCCTGTTGTCGAAACCGTTCAGCGGCCGGTTGATGTGCGTGTCAAAGGAAAAGTAACCGATGAAAAAAACGACGGTTTGCCGGGGGTTAGCATTTTGGTAAAAGGCAGCAATACAGGTGCTGTCACGGATATGGACGGCAACTTTTCGCTCAGTGCTCCCGACAATGCGGCTGTGCTGGTTTTCTCCTTCATCGGGTATGTGTCGAAAGAAATGCCGGTAGGCAACCAAACTACATTAAATGTGCGCCTGGACGCATCGGTGAGCAGTTTGAGCGAGGTGATGGTCGTCGGTTACGGCACCCAGCGCAAAGGTGACATTACCGGGTCCATTGGCTCGCTATCGGCCAAAAATATCCGGGAAGTGCAGGTAACCAACTTCGAAAACGCCATTCAGGGACAAATTGCGGGGGTGCAGGTGCAGGAGCCCAGTGGGGAACCAGGCGCTGCCACCACGGTGCGGGTGCGTGGTCTGGGGTCGGTATCTGCCGGCAACGAGCCGCTTTATGTGATTGATGGATTTCCTGTGACGAAAAATATGGACCCAGGAATTCAGGGCGATATTACGCGCCGGACCACAGCTTTTGCATTGCCGCCAAGTAACCCGCTCGGGACGATCAATTCCAATGATATCGAGTCTCTGGAAGTGTTGAAAGATGCTTCTGCGGCTGCTATCTATGGGTCGAGAGGTTCCAATGGGGTGATTCTGATTACTACTAAAAAAGGAAAAAGAGGTTCCAAACCAGTGGTTGGGTTCGATGCGTACTTTGGCATACAATCCGTGGCTAAAAGGGTGGAGCTAATGAACTCGGCCGAGCTGGGCCCCTACGTGAAGGATTCGAAAAACAATGCCTATTTGCAGGATGTGCCGGGTGCCGATATCAATGACAACAACGCAACGCGCTACACTAAAACGACCAACGGAAGCTATTTTATTCCCGACGATTACGAAAATCCCACCGGGACAGACACCGACTGGCAGGATGTGATTTTTAAAACCGCGCCCGTGCAGAGCTACAATGCGTCGGTTTCTGGCGGTACCGAAACGATGAATTATTTCTTTTCAGGAGGTTATTTTAATCAAAAAGGGATTATCGACCGCAGCGGGTTTGAGCGGTACAGCTTCCGGGCCAATATGGAGGTGAACCCGCTCAAAAAATTGAAGATCGGGTTTGGATTAAGTCCTTCTTTTACCAATACCGATCGCTCTCCGGCGGGTGCTCCTTACTTTGCCGATCCTCCGGGAATCGTGTATTCTGCGCTGGTTACTTCGCCGACTGTAACACCTTACCTGCCCAACGGTACGATCAATCAGATCGATAACCAATCCCATTTGCTGACCCAGGATGGACGCGGCGCCAACATGACCGCAGCCAGTAACCCGTTGGCGATCATCAAATACGTGACCGACGATCTGAAACAATTCAGGACTTTCGGAAATGCTTTTATAGAATACGAGCTCATCGACGGACTGAAATACAAGTTGTATACCGGCATCGATATAAACAGTTATAACCGCTCATTTTACATGGCGCGTGCCTTCCTGAACCGCAATGCAACCGTGGGCGATCCTTATGCGCAATCCAATGCATCTTTGAACTCCAACTGGCTTGTGGAGAATACATTAGCCTATGAAAAGACATTCGGAAAAGAGCACCACATTTCGGCGGTTGTGGGTTATAGCGCGCAAAAAGACCGGCTCGATGCCAACCAGGTTTACGCACAAAACCACCCCGACGACCTCTCCCCGTCGATCAGCGGCGGGCAGGTGACCAGTGGGGGCGACAACGTGCAGGAATGGTCGCTGGTGTCGGCATTGGCGAGGGTAAACTATTCTTTTCGGGACAAATATCTGTTAACAGCAACCGTCCGTTCCGATCGCTCCTCGCGCTTTGGGGCTGGCAATAAAACAGGGACATTTCCTTCTTTTTCAGCAGGATGGCGTTTGTCCGAAGAAGCTTTCCTGAAAAGCCTGACGGTGGTAAGCGACCTGAAACTGAGAGGCAGCTGGGGTAAAACCGGAAACTTCCTGATCCCGAATTATGCAGCGATTGGTTTGCTGAGTCCATATAATTATACATTTAATAATGTGATTGTGAACGGAATCGCGCCGTCGACGATCAGCAATGATAAGCTTACCTGGGAAAAAACCACGCAGGTAGACTTCGGAATTGACCTTGGCCTGTTCCGAGACCGTCTTTTTATCTCTGCCGATTGGTACAAAAAAACAACTTCCGACCTGCTGCTGAATGTGCAGGTTCCTTCTTCGGTGGGGTTTACTACGGCATTGCAGAACATTGGTGAAGTAGAAAACAAGGGTATAGAACTCACGATCAACAGCCGCAACATTGTCGGCGCGTTTACCTGGTCGACCGACTTTAATTTCTCGGCCAATCAAAACGAAGTACTTCAGCTCGGGCCGACCGGCGATCCGATCCTGAGCACAGGAGGTGCAGGTATCCGTCATATTACGCAGATCGGCGCGCCGATCGGGAGCTATTACGGCTATGTGGTCGATGGGATCTACCAGTCACAGGCTGAGATCGACGCTGCTCCGAAAGATGCAATTGCACCCGCAGCCCGCCCGGGAGACCTGCGATTTAAAGACGTGAACGGTGACGGCAGAGTGAATGCAAGTGACCGTACGGTGATTGGCAACTACATGCCAGACTTCATGTACGGGATCACCAATCGTTTCAGTTTCAAAGGTTTGGACCTTAGCGTTTTCTTTCAGGGTGTGCAGGGCTCCAAAATCCTGAATCTGACCCGCCGCCACCTGGGCAATGGGGAAGCCGGGACTAACTCGTACAAAGACTGGACAGAGCGCTGGATCTCTCCCGAAAACCCGGGCAACGGCACCATCCCGCGTGCCGACCGCCTTACCGATTTGCACGGCGGCAACAACCGTCCCTCTTCCTACCAGGTTGAGGATGGGTCTTATTTCAGGTTGAGAAGCATCACCCTGGGTTACACATTTCCTAAGACCATGCTCGGGAAAGTGCAGTCACTTCGGGCATATGTATCGGGTACCAACTTGTTTACCAGTACCAAATACATTGGGTTTAACCCAGAGGTTAACAACCAATCGGGCCTCTCGGGCGTGCAGGGTGAAGATTATGGCGCATATCCGTTGTCGCGTAATTTCACTTTTGGCCTGAATGTAACATTCTGA
- the radC gene encoding RadC family protein: MSKIAYENPLKILSWSEEDRPREKFMFKGRTALSDAELLAILIGSGTPNRSAVDLAKLIMQSCKDNINELAKVTVNDLKKHPGIGEAKAVTILAALELGRRRNDLIGTQKRKITNSKTVYEEMKPYLLDKPHEEFWIILLNRANQVMRSVQISVGGVSGTAVDIKVIFKLAVDNLASSVILVHNHPSGQLSPSAADCTLTRQIKEAGRLLDMPVLDHMIFTDNGYYSFKDEGEM, encoded by the coding sequence ATGTCAAAAATCGCTTACGAAAATCCTCTCAAAATTTTAAGCTGGTCCGAAGAAGACCGCCCACGTGAAAAATTTATGTTCAAAGGCCGGACAGCATTGTCCGACGCCGAGCTACTTGCAATCCTGATCGGCTCGGGAACGCCGAATAGGTCGGCCGTTGACCTTGCAAAGCTCATTATGCAATCTTGCAAGGACAACATTAACGAACTAGCCAAAGTCACAGTCAACGACCTGAAGAAACACCCGGGGATCGGTGAAGCGAAAGCGGTTACCATATTGGCGGCACTTGAACTGGGCCGCCGCCGGAACGACCTCATCGGCACGCAGAAACGTAAGATTACCAATTCAAAGACAGTTTATGAAGAAATGAAGCCCTATCTGCTTGATAAACCTCATGAAGAATTCTGGATAATCCTCTTGAACCGTGCTAACCAGGTCATGCGATCGGTTCAGATCAGCGTGGGAGGCGTTTCGGGCACAGCGGTGGATATAAAGGTGATATTCAAGCTAGCTGTCGACAATCTTGCGAGCTCTGTGATTTTGGTCCATAATCATCCGTCAGGTCAGCTTAGCCCAAGTGCGGCTGACTGCACGCTTACGCGACAAATAAAAGAGGCAGGCCGATTGCTCGACATGCCTGTTCTGGATCATATGATCTTTACCGATAACGGCTATTATAGTTTTAAAGATGAGGGCGAAATGTGA
- a CDS encoding Nif3-like dinuclear metal center hexameric protein gives MTLIKEVINALEQLAPPSYQESYDNAGLIVGSGREEIAGVLLTLDVTEDVVQEAIDRNCNLIVAHHPIVFKGLKKLNGKNYVERTVLKAIKNDIAIYATHTNLDHVTNGVNWQIASLLGLNNIRVLAPKKQILSKLTFFSPVENTQSILNALHEAGAGNIGNYSNCSFRTEGTGTFLPNQAANPVIGKHGQQEEVKEHRAELIFPSHLESIILNALRKAHPYEEVAYYLQSLENENQEVGAGACGELPEPLEMEAFLRLLKDKMQLQIIKHTKPVKESVQQIAVCGGAGSFLLPNAVSAGADVFITADYKYHEFFDAENNIMICDIGHYESEVFTKNLLHNYLSGKFPNFALCLSEVNTNPVRYFV, from the coding sequence ATGACATTAATAAAAGAAGTTATCAACGCGTTGGAACAACTTGCTCCTCCGTCGTATCAAGAAAGCTATGATAATGCCGGACTGATTGTGGGCAGCGGCCGAGAGGAAATCGCGGGTGTGCTTTTAACATTGGACGTCACAGAAGACGTGGTGCAAGAAGCTATTGATCGAAATTGCAACCTAATTGTAGCGCATCATCCAATCGTTTTTAAAGGCTTGAAAAAACTCAATGGCAAAAATTACGTGGAGCGCACCGTGCTCAAAGCCATTAAAAACGACATTGCGATTTATGCAACGCATACAAATCTGGATCACGTCACCAATGGCGTCAACTGGCAAATTGCGAGCCTGCTCGGACTGAACAACATCCGCGTTTTGGCCCCAAAAAAGCAAATCCTTTCCAAACTCACTTTCTTCTCACCCGTCGAAAACACCCAATCCATCCTGAACGCGCTTCATGAAGCAGGTGCCGGGAACATTGGTAATTATTCCAATTGCAGCTTTCGGACCGAAGGAACCGGAACATTCTTGCCCAATCAAGCCGCTAATCCGGTAATTGGTAAACACGGACAACAAGAAGAAGTGAAAGAACACCGCGCAGAATTGATTTTCCCTTCGCATTTGGAATCTATAATCCTCAATGCGCTGCGCAAGGCGCATCCTTATGAAGAAGTTGCCTATTATCTCCAATCGCTGGAAAATGAAAATCAGGAAGTGGGTGCCGGTGCATGCGGAGAATTGCCAGAACCGCTGGAAATGGAAGCATTTTTACGCTTGCTAAAAGACAAAATGCAGCTGCAAATCATTAAACATACAAAACCCGTCAAGGAATCGGTTCAACAGATCGCTGTTTGCGGTGGCGCCGGGAGCTTTCTTTTGCCTAATGCGGTGAGTGCCGGAGCGGACGTTTTCATAACCGCAGACTACAAGTATCACGAATTTTTCGATGCTGAGAATAACATTATGATATGCGATATCGGACATTACGAGAGCGAAGTGTTTACGAAAAATTTACTGCATAACTATTTATCGGGAAAATTCCCTAATTTTGCACTCTGTTTGTCAGAAGTCAATACCAATCCGGTACGATATTTTGTTTAA
- a CDS encoding FecR family protein yields MNELITKQLLFNFFEGQTTFMQRKLIEQWLEDSANEETYYRCLDEWERGRPQVLVDPEKAQQEYDRFLAGGALPEKRSEEMFLGNKRLPVFHRSWIALLTAASLIFGLASLFRDDLMYKTFESPTGHFTSFFLCDSTEVTLNSNSVLKVPRFGFGKEVRQVWLEGEAEFKVTHQKDNLRFQVLMGYGYRIEVLGTEFNAFSRARGKRVFLEKGKVKLNLPKGQEVYLSPGNYFTADAKGSFQVITPDEPLAITAWKEQTFYFEDVTLTEVVEQINERFAAHIKIADRELAARKIGGIYQAKDPDALLQILSAMFEMDIIRHDEEIELRSPKNPDL; encoded by the coding sequence ATGAACGAATTGATAACCAAACAACTCCTGTTCAATTTCTTCGAAGGCCAAACTACGTTCATGCAGCGAAAGCTGATCGAACAATGGCTTGAAGACAGCGCAAATGAGGAGACTTATTACCGCTGCCTCGACGAATGGGAACGTGGTCGTCCGCAGGTGCTGGTCGATCCTGAAAAAGCACAGCAGGAATACGACCGTTTCCTCGCAGGGGGCGCGCTTCCTGAAAAACGCTCGGAGGAGATGTTTTTGGGAAATAAAAGATTGCCCGTGTTCCATAGATCGTGGATTGCGCTGCTTACCGCTGCTTCGCTGATATTTGGACTCGCCAGCTTGTTTCGGGACGATCTGATGTACAAAACCTTCGAGTCGCCAACAGGGCATTTTACCAGCTTCTTTCTTTGCGACAGCACCGAGGTAACCCTCAATTCCAACTCCGTACTGAAGGTTCCGCGTTTTGGATTTGGAAAAGAAGTTCGGCAGGTATGGCTGGAAGGAGAAGCCGAGTTTAAAGTCACCCATCAGAAAGATAACCTGCGTTTCCAGGTGCTGATGGGCTACGGTTACCGGATCGAAGTCCTGGGAACGGAGTTCAATGCCTTTTCAAGGGCGCGTGGCAAGCGGGTCTTTCTGGAGAAAGGAAAGGTGAAGCTCAATCTCCCCAAAGGACAGGAGGTTTACCTGAGCCCGGGCAATTATTTCACGGCCGACGCGAAAGGCAGTTTTCAGGTGATCACCCCCGACGAGCCGCTGGCAATCACCGCGTGGAAGGAGCAGACCTTCTATTTTGAAGACGTCACGCTCACAGAAGTGGTGGAGCAGATCAACGAGCGTTTTGCAGCACATATCAAAATCGCGGACCGCGAGCTCGCCGCGCGAAAAATAGGAGGGATTTATCAGGCCAAAGACCCCGATGCGCTACTGCAAATACTGTCGGCCATGTTTGAGATGGACATAATCCGTCATGACGAGGAAATAGAATTGCGTTCACCCAAAAACCCAGATTTATGA
- a CDS encoding zinc ribbon domain-containing protein translates to MENTIAQKLDALLKLQEIDSSLDEILKTRGDLPEEVRDLEDEIIGFETRLGKFKSEIANLNTEIDNFKNAQKEGEKLIKKYKDQQMNVRNNREYDAITKEIELQELDMQLADKKINEAKARIRLIEDDANRAESVLNERNEDLKAKKGELNVITSESEAEEKALIGEREKHIKKIEDRLLKSYQKIRDNSMNGLAVVHVSRGACGGCFSIVPPQRQADIRERKKLIVCEHCGRILADVESVEPVHQRR, encoded by the coding sequence ATGGAAAACACAATCGCACAAAAATTAGACGCTCTCCTGAAATTGCAGGAAATTGATTCAAGCCTTGACGAAATACTGAAAACGCGTGGTGATCTTCCTGAGGAAGTCCGGGATTTGGAGGATGAAATTATTGGCTTTGAAACACGTTTAGGCAAGTTTAAAAGTGAAATCGCCAATCTTAACACTGAGATTGACAACTTCAAAAACGCTCAGAAAGAAGGTGAGAAGCTGATCAAAAAATACAAGGATCAGCAAATGAATGTTCGTAATAACCGCGAATATGATGCTATCACCAAAGAAATTGAATTGCAGGAGCTTGATATGCAATTGGCTGATAAGAAAATCAACGAAGCCAAAGCACGTATCCGCCTGATCGAAGACGACGCCAACCGTGCCGAATCCGTTTTGAATGAAAGAAACGAAGATCTTAAAGCGAAAAAAGGCGAGCTGAATGTAATTACCAGCGAAAGCGAAGCCGAAGAAAAGGCCCTTATTGGGGAAAGAGAGAAACATATCAAGAAAATTGAGGACCGTTTGCTAAAATCTTACCAAAAGATCCGCGACAACTCAATGAATGGTCTGGCGGTTGTTCACGTATCACGTGGAGCTTGCGGAGGCTGTTTCAGCATTGTTCCACCACAACGCCAGGCTGACATCCGTGAGCGCAAGAAGCTGATCGTTTGTGAACATTGCGGTCGTATCCTTGCAGATGTTGAAAGTGTTGAGCCTGTTCATCAGCGCAGATAA